CAGGTCTCAGAATTCAGCTTCATGCATAAACCGTCTATgagtaagcagacacagagaaCATCATCACAGCTGTTTGCAGAAGCTCATGCAAATCTCAAGGTCAGATGCTGGAGATCAGGTGCTGGGCACCAGGTGATGCACACTCTGCTTAGGGGGGGCACAGGAGCAAATGAGTCATGGACCTACTGCGACCACCAAGCATTAGAGGTGGCTTGGCTCACTTTTATTTTATCACTTTAGGGGAGGAATTCGAATGTTCTGTATGCCACTGGTTCTCAAGTGGGGCAACTttactccctcctcccctgcagcGACATTTGGCACTTCTATAGACATTCTGGTGATCGTGACTGGGTCTATGCCACTGATCCCTCTGTAGGTAGAGGTCAGCATTGctgctaaatatcctacaatgGACAGGAAAGCTTCTCactttcacccccacccccagcaaagaATTACCTGGTCCAAATGTCAGTTTCTGGAGAAGACCTGCTCAGTGCTCCTTGGTGAACCTGATGGCGTGGTTACAGCCGTGGATACCTGAAGCTTTTGCAGAACCTGCTGTTGGGTAGAGGCTGCTGCTGGGTCTTTCAAATGTCGCTGAACCATGCCTAGGGGTTGATTTCTAGATTTGTATACTTCAACTATTAACTACTCCTCTTTGGTACAGGTTAAAATGAATTTGCACACACAGCTCTATCACATGGCTCTAAGCTGTTATATTTTAATGCAGATTAAATATAGTCTAATATTTGGCTTTATCTTTTTGCTCCTTGCTTGATAAGGATTCTGATCAAGGGAAGCCTGtaccagtatttctgtgtgtaAGACACCCACTTCAAATTGTCTTATTCTTACCCACAGAGGGCATCATTTTTTCACAACTCATTTTGTGCCTCTAACATCTCATCTCAAACAGTAAAAATGCCTACCTACCTAAGTTGTTTCTAATTtactattataataaatattccaGTGAACCTTTATACATAATGTttgaatattcaaaatattttccttatgctATATGGCGAAAGACAGCTTGTAAACAGTCTCAAAAGTTGcaataaaaatggccaaaatgggagcgcctgggtggctcagtgggtaaagccactgccttcggctcaggtcatgatcccagggtcctgggatcgagccccgcatcgggctctctgctcagcagggagcctgcttcctcctctctctctctctgcctgcctctctgcctacttgtgatctctctctgtcaaaaaaaaaaaaaatcttaaaaaaaaaaatggccaaaatgCCACTTGGAAGAATTTGTACCAACTTAAAGGTCCAAATAGCAAAATTATTTGCTTAGCCAACAAAATAGGTGATAATGTAAGATATAGTTATTGATTAGTATTTGCAAGTTAGACAGGATCACTCTATAGTCTGCAAAGCAGCACAGGTACATGTTTTACTTAATGAACCTCATGTCAAGGCAGTTGAGTTGCTTGAAAAGAAAGGTTCTATTTGTTACGTGAATGCAAGCAGGGTTCTGACTGTCTGTATCTGATTCATCAGCAGACAAGCAAACCTGCTGGAAGCATGGGTCAGAAGAACCAGACAGTGGTGGCCGAGTTCTATTTCTCCGATTTCCCTCCATTTGAGAACAGCAGCCTCTTACTTTTTGTTCCCCTGCTGTTTATTTACCTGTTCATTATTGTTGGAAATTTCACGATCTTCTGTGCTATCCGGTTGGATACACGTCTCCACAATCCCATGTACAATTTCATCGGCATGTTCTCCTTCCTGGAGATCTGGTACACCACAGTGACCATCCCCAAGATGCTCTCCAACCTGGTCAGTGAACAGAAGACCATCTCTTTCGTTGGCTGCCTCCTGCAGATGTATTTTTTCCACTCGCTCGGAGTCACAGAAGCCCTGGTCCTCACCGCGATGGCCATCGACAGGTACGTGGCCATCTGCAACCCCCTCCGCTACGCAGTCATCATGACCCCTCGGCTGTGCATCCGGCTCTCCGCCGGCTCTTGCCTCTTTGGCTTCCTTATGCTGCTGCCAGAGACAGTGTGGATTTCCACTCTTCCCTTCTGCGGCCCCGACCAAATCCATCAGCTCTTCTGTGACTTTGAACCCGTGCTGCGCTTAGCCTGTGCAGACACGTCCGTGATTCTTGTTGAAGACGTGATCCATGCTATTTCCATCCTGACGTCTGTGTCTATCATCAGCCTTTCATATCTGAGAATCATCGCCGTGATCCTGAGGATTCCTTCAGGAGACAGCCGTCAGAAGGCGTTCTCCACCTGTGCGGCCCACATTACtattttcttgctgttttttGGTAGCGTGGGCCTCATGTACCTGCGTTTCTCTGTCACATTCCCACCTCTGCTGGACAAGGCCACCGCCCTAATGTTTGCTGTCCTTGCCCCACTTTTCAACCCAATAATCTACAGTCTGAGGAACAAGGACATGAAAGATGCCATCAGGAGAGTTCTGTGTTTTCAGGAAAGGTCTAATGTCTCCGGTAGCCTGTGAGAGTTCACGCACATCTGTTCAAAGAAATATCTCTGCAAGTTTAACACGCTAACAGATCGGTTCCTGAAATTACCTTTTGCACTTTGCATGCTTCTGTTTGGGTATTTTTTCCCAACTTTCTAAGCTAAGAATTACCGTTTGATCTGATGGGAGAGCTCTTCTGTGATTCACCCATCTTGGAATCATTTATAGATCATGATACGGACTTTCGCCCTTTGTAGCTCCATGCACGATGGTATCACCTTCTGCAAACCAGTGGAGACTACCAGCCTGAGCAGTAATCACACTTACTTCTCACACACTGCTCTTCCGTTCTATAGTCACAATACTCTtatgttagttttcttttttcaatttaaaaaattaacaagctGTGCATCAGTGAGATGGTTTCAGCCTTCACGAGGAGCCCTGATTCCTAAGACTCACCCCAGATTGTGGCCTGATTCATGACAGCAACAAAGCAGCACATGCAGCTACTGGCTTCATGACATCGGTGTCATCCTGCTGCCACCAACACCCGTGTGGTTATGTTTCATGTTGTCTTAAAAATTCCGGAGCAGACACTCTGGGAAACGTAAAGATTAAATAGATGAGATATACAGGCTTGGGATCAAAGCAGAAACATGTACATTATGTAAAGATATATacatgcccattttaaaaattaacatcacTATATTAAAATGCTGTGTTGTGTTAGGTTGTATTAAAGTGCCACATCAGTCTCTCCGTGGTGTCTctcttcttcttgcttttttgCTCCAGATCGTTACTCCccagctccttctctgccttgGAGCCTACACttaaaaaatcacacacattCTATCCCCTGGACAaaggtctctgccttcctctcaaaCTACATTAGTAGTCTTGGGGGCTGAGTAAAATGTCTGTAGGAAAAGAAATGTTGGCTCAGCTCCCCTGGGAAACAAACCAAGAACACAGGGGAATTGTAGATGCTTCGGAGTAAGAACTCAGCCAGAAGGTGAGGGTAGAAGAGACAGGTGTCCAGAATGGAAATATCAATAGTATAGGACCCAAGAAACCAGTCTCAGTCAGCTCTGGCTGGGCAGCTGGATAAATTCTTGGATCCGTTTGGAATTGTTGCCCCGGAAGAAGGGCCAGCTGGACCCTGGGGTACGGGCAGCATCTTTTATCCCCTCACTCCTGGATACACAAATCCTCTCCTGTATTTTTATGAGCTTTTTGAAACTTAAGAAAGACAATTTCTGTGTGAAGAAAATTATACTGAAGTTTCTTTGGTTATGAAATCAAGCTAAATGTATTTGATGTAAATATTAAGGAATCTAGTTCTTTGATATTTGAATTCATGCTTAAAAATCTtaacatttcatttataaatatatagatttttatcaGTTTCTATTAAAgatgtttaacaaatatttggtcTGATTTATAAAGTTGGCAATTAAATCCTTTTAAACTACATTTGAATATgatatacacttttttaaaaagcatctcaATTTTCTGACTTAATAAAGTCCCCACAGGTTTTAAAAACAGCCTCTATAATAtaaagggaagaaacaaaaattataaatataactaaTCCCAAGTCCTTTCAAATGTTTCCATACTGTGACAGACATGgtaaaatttcagttttaaattacAAACcgaaaattttgaattttattaactataaattttatctcagtgaagttgattatttatttatatatttatttgacagacagagatcacaagtaggcagagaggcaggcagagagaggaggaagcaggctccctgctgagcagagaacccgatgtggggctcgatcccaggaccctgagatcatgacctgagccgaaagcagaggctttaacccactaagccacccaggcgccccaataaagttgatttttaaaaagtataaattagggtgcctgggtggctcagttggttaagcaaatgccttcggctcaggtcacgatcctagagacccaggatcgagtcccgcattgggctcccagatccacagggaatctgcttctccctctgaccttctcctctctcatgctgtctctcactgtctctctctcaaataagtaaataaaatctttttttttaagtataaattatTTGCCATATTACAAATTTAAAGTTGGAATTACAAGTTAGATTTGGTGATCTAAAAGGTCAAACTGTCTTAAATAATGGgactacataaaatataaatacatataaattccTTAGAACGAAGTACAAATAATAGTTTTTGATTCTATTACCTATTTCAGTAGTTAGCTCTAAAATCTTGCTGA
This portion of the Mustela lutreola isolate mMusLut2 chromosome 14, mMusLut2.pri, whole genome shotgun sequence genome encodes:
- the LOC131814479 gene encoding olfactory receptor 6K3-like codes for the protein MGQKNQTVVAEFYFSDFPPFENSSLLLFVPLLFIYLFIIVGNFTIFCAIRLDTRLHNPMYNFIGMFSFLEIWYTTVTIPKMLSNLVSEQKTISFVGCLLQMYFFHSLGVTEALVLTAMAIDRYVAICNPLRYAVIMTPRLCIRLSAGSCLFGFLMLLPETVWISTLPFCGPDQIHQLFCDFEPVLRLACADTSVILVEDVIHAISILTSVSIISLSYLRIIAVILRIPSGDSRQKAFSTCAAHITIFLLFFGSVGLMYLRFSVTFPPLLDKATALMFAVLAPLFNPIIYSLRNKDMKDAIRRVLCFQERSNVSGSL